A single window of Colletes latitarsis isolate SP2378_abdomen chromosome 6, iyColLati1, whole genome shotgun sequence DNA harbors:
- the Hob gene encoding bridge-like lipid transfer protein family member hobbit isoform X1 — MTGLIVFCTICFVLYCIFTWVIPRLLAWLVKRRYKIYLRVGHISLLYFILRDVNVSKNGFTLQVEEISIRSSLFSSDVAKLLAVIMKDVRINKDVPMKIPCVTKKPKHPVDFRNKNIPPIIITFVQFMAVHVENLSLLVLGNGWLANGSAESLTLDGSVVHGARTLLASAAVMGGAMKLLRHASDACLSQVFFAGTAEATLKAQGELSVEKLYIGITQTEGSGGAGLITFFKDRSSLTATSSYSDARVDSSSDLLARLAPVIPKDFMLKVGNTSIITGREDGVVLGFEGTMKGLQINTKFQPCASQLNLTLNLDGLSVRSKLPILTLRSLLINSKVEQNVLQIATQINNLSIIYDHKDWETILCSTDHEISRPVGSITLKNKLPWLDVRVNTEFYDSSLSVKLLDVDEVSCGVAHMKCSLNTLTDTTDGWNTELVVESLYCTLNGSSTVTAETSHRWGTPLSIGVLLATTRTNAIGIAVDALVTEWSLELARFLEEAFKCCQRYRKSETMKKTRESDNVIQLNLKITNCNLFFIAENNLSVMARLDTASLEHSAKRLVAVAEGVSAITLNKNEPIICQHAQALVHPFLAIRKCKGAVASETINISLDGTNLAWSPNLHLRLLQLWLESVDFRSIIGQDASPIDVQDKQVEKQKRVVDILATGGINLSIDISPKHFLELSSDQLRWSQGEWRLNYVRATLDMADIIMIEGFELVKASENKEIRIERQSNEGFVLDWNETWVLNIESVKACFPYEHQFTDAIQNELFSIRKWLKEIHSASGGKKEKRLPRDLILKIKEWVFEVSDDPFEVRLRDNYELLEDEYKESLKRQAMLDAKVQELCRAHLLLPQDKVEELYASLNKKNAEIYVQRWKQMQRAGPARTRLFAWSMLDLEILILADPSIDGMENATKALREMDAETPWPEDGLEFSALWVRGISLKCAEWKLHLRDFPQPLLLVESLSVWGRLAGAEALAPPRARRTVRIEIGAPWKDIVVERGMTSLKYYHDLNWDIDKFRYAFGPCWEPVIAQCNLSFEKILHPSRDPSPPLPFWDKMRLALHGRLTLCVKQLTVLLHGSLDPYNTTEEMELTWSGLELDWTQGKIIVKGDLDVYVRTASKYDDCRLLHLPNVRLSIKLAWVCLGDPRDHHAAIPCAADRLPEYSSNQEHDSFRAFRSQNLNVSLSLETKPISGSPALTSAPTALLYGSTLRWFENLKFILSGATRPTRKGPLFKNIRPRKKQLSRHYRKVRLTLAFHRFHVSYWMSFAMQRGFEVTGGRVACSSEHNLSLHPIGDGLIHRPRAEWSVVYMNCELSDAEIWLKSALQEDEESASLRQPVEKCYCLSVARVSYGREAMVTGVSGGDTPTHRLVVHDLKGAWTKTNRDVAFALFDSFIKTQQLKKNLSTAALKGFHRENSVTAHKNRTRAVESQNAAAQISSSSATKPQQGEAVGMLQRLIAEAANKPVAFSDDLSVQTRGQQLRGLAACHQDDVLHKNWLIALVNSQVLLKGIETRGYVILSAAKAEILQRIHQPVWKERTLVSKTTWVGSLECMQYYATVSANIDENIDDNIMWLTLDNIQEKDSTVIAGLPDVPALVGSGQSVGGVVSQTVGGGGGPQHQLQRIVSRCKCEFFYVGYGQVLDVGSIDQVPPPPREEVSLWERKELSAADAFTLMHHDLDVCTNSLQYAMILDIVNNLLLYVEPRRKERLQRMRFQLQLHSVEDQKRPIQQLQNTVRGLVAKLRRLERETYLVQKALADESSPELLAEMERLEVRVFECKEQLSAKAEELDVMLSCYKETTAPTTASTTLKDKPAAVARVAEICFKHAQWRLTDADGQLGIADLILTNFLYTKTSKTDDSVEHLLELGYVRMTNLLPNQIYTEVLTPTELQSNMPVDRQRALRVFCREKAPVAGISVKEHFEINVVPLTIGLTKKFFNTMLKFCFPERDPEGIEEPPAPQRDSSFYVPIERRDDVEKMKERADKNKLFIYIKIPEVPVRVSYKGNKEKNLEDVRDFALVIPTLEYHNVTWTWLDLLLAMKSDSRRVILSQAIKQKLQIKPRGPQEESAPQEEDKARLLLGARHLPGDARKKGVFKFK; from the exons ATGACTGGATTAATCGTCTTTTGTACGATTTGCTTTGTCCTCTACTGCATTTTCACCTG GGTGATACCGAGACTTCTAGCATGGCTAGTGAAGAGACGATACAAAATTTATCTACGAGTCGGCCACATTTCACTACTGTATTTTATACTTCGGGACGTAAATGTTTCTAAAAATGGTTTTACGTTG caAGTTGAAGAAATCAGTATACGTAGCAGTCTCTTTAGCAGCGATGTAGCAAAACTTTTGGCAGTTATCATGAAAGACGTTAGAATTAATAAGGATGTCCCAATGAAAATTCCATGCGTGACAAAGAAACCCAAACACCCAGTGGATTTTAGGAATAAGAATATTCCACCCATAATTATAACGTTTGTACAG TTTATGGCTGTGCACGTAGAAAATCTAAGTCTTCTGGTTTTGGGTAATGGTTGGCTTGCTAATGGGAGCGCAGAAAGTCTCACTTTGGATGGTAGCGTTGTTCATGGAGCTCGTACTCTTCTTGCGTCTGCAGCCGTTATGGGTGGCGCGATGAAATTGTTACGCCATGCGTCGGATGCGTGTCTTTCACAAGTATTCTTTGCCGGTACTGCGGAAGCTACTTTAAAAGCGCAAGGAGAACTTTCTGTAGAG AAATTGTACATCGGAATAACGCAGACAGAGGGTTCTGGAGGAGCAGGTCTAATTACTTTCTTCAAAGACAGAAGCTCATTAACTGCAACATCTTCGTATTCTGATGCACGCGTCGATTCTTCCAGTGATTTATTGGCTCGATTAGCACCGGTTATACCGAAG GATTTCATGCTGAAAGTAGGAAATACTTCTATAATCACGGGTAGAGAAGATGGCGTAGTACTTGGTTTCGAAGGTACAATGAAAGGTCTTcaaattaatacaaaatttcaaCCATGTGCGTCACAGTTAAACCTTACTTTAAATTTGGACGGGCTGTCTGTTCGTAGCAAACTTCCTATTTTGACGTTGCGATCCTTATTAATAAATTCAAAG GTGGAACAGAATGTTTTGCAAATTGCTACTCAAATCAATAATCTTTCCATTATTTATGATCATAAAGATTGGGAGACGATATTATGCAGCACTGATCATGAAATTTCAAGACCTGTCGGTAGTATaacgttaaaaaataaattacctTGGTTAGATGTAAGGGTGAACACCGAATTTTATGATTCCTCCTTAAGTGTCAAGTTATTGGATGTTGATGAAGTTTCGTGCGGAGTAGCTCATATGAAATGTTCTCTAAATACGCTTACAG ACACGACCGATGGTTGGAATACGGAATTAGTAGTGGAATCTCTATATTGTACTTTAAACGGTTCCAGTACCGTTACCGCGGAAACATCCCATCGATGGGGAACACCTCTGTCTATCGGAGTATTGTTAGCTACAACGCGTACCAATGCTATAGGAATTGCAGTAGACGCTCTCGTAACTGAATGGAGTTTAGAACTTGCTAGATTTCTTGAAGAGGCGTTTAA ATGTTGTCAAAGGTACAGAAAATCTGAAACAATGAAGAAGACCCGAGAATCGGACAACGTTATTCAATTGAATCTCAAAATTACGAAttgcaatttattttttatcgcgGAAAATAATC TATCTGTAATGGCACGTTTGGACACTGCGAGTTTGGAGCACAGTGCAAAACGGCTTGTAGCCGTAGCGGAAGGTGTGAGCGCGATAACTCTGAATAAAAACGAGCCGATTATTTGTCAACACGCACAAGCATTAGTTCATCCATTTTTAGCTATAAGAAAATGTAAAGGCGCTGTCGCTTCCGAAACGATAAATATTAGTCTAGATGGTACCAATTTAGCCTGGAGTCCGAATTTACATCTTCGACTTCTACAGCTATGGCTAGAGTCTGTAGATTTTAGATCGATTATAGGTCAAGATGCATCACCGATCGATGTTCAAG ACAAACAAGTTGAAAAGCAGAAACGGGTGGTGGATATACTGGCCACCGGTGGTATTAATTTGTCAATTGATATATCTCCGAAACACTTTCTGGAACTTTCGTCGGATCAGTTGCGTTGGTCGCAAGGAGAATGGAGGTTAAATTATGTTCGCGCTACATTAGATATGGCCGACATAATTATGATAGAGGGTTTCGAACTTGTTAAAGCATCGGAAAATAAAGAAATACGAATAGAAAGACAAAGTAACGAGGGTTTTGTTCTGGATTGGAACGAGACTTGGGTGCTTAACATCGAATCGGTGAAGGCTTGCTTCCCATACGAGCATCAGTTCACTGACGCTATCCAAAACGAATTGTTTAGTATAAGGAAATGGTTGAAGGAAATTCATTCTGCTTCGGGCGGGAAAAAAGAAAAGCGTTTACCGCGCGATTTGATTCTGAAG ATAAAAGAGTGGGTATTCGAAGTGAGCGATGACCCGTTCGAGGTACGGTTGCGGGACAATTACGAGCTTTTGGAGGACGAGTACAAGGAAAGCTTGAAACGTCAGGCGATGCTCGATGCTAAAGTTCAAGAGCTTTGTCGTGCTCATTTGTTACTGCCCCAGGATAAAGTCGAAGAATTATATGCCAGTTTAAATAAGAAGAACGCCGAGATTTACGTGCAAAGATGGAAGCAAATGCAGCGCGCTGGCCCAGCGAGAACGCGATTGTTCGCGTGGTCTATGCTAGATCTCGAAATATTGATCTTAGCAGATCCGTCGATCGACGGTATGGAGAATGCGACAAAAGCTCTCCGGGAAATGGACGCAGAGACGCCTTGGCCCGAGGATGGTCTCGAGTTTAGCGCGCTCTGGGTCAGAGGAATAAGCCTGAAATGCGCCGAATGGAAGCTACACTTACGAGATTTCCCACAGCCGTTGTTACTAGTTGAAAGTTTAAGCGTGTGGGGTAGACTggctggcgcggaggccctggcaCCGCCGAGAGCAAGGCGTACCGTGAGAATCGAGATCGGCGCGCCTTGGAAGGATATCGTTGTAGAAAGAGGAATGACGTCCTTGAAATATTATCACGATCTGAATTGGGATATCGATAAATTTCGATACGCTTTTGGACCGTGTTGGGAACCGGTGATAGCGCAGTGCAATCTCAGCTTCGAGAAAATACTCCATCCGTCGCGAGACCCGAGTCCTCCGTTACCATTCTGGGATAAAATGCGACTGGCTCTTCACGGAAGATTAACGCTTTGCGTGAAACAGTTGACGGTTTTGCTTCATGGTTCGCTAGATCCGTACAACACAACGGAAGAGATGGAACTGACATGGTCGGGGCTGGAACTGGATTGGACACAGGGAAAGATTATCGTGAAAGGGGATCTGGACGTTTACGTTCGCACGGCGAGCAAATACGACGATTGCAGATTGCTTCATCTACCGAACGTACGTTTGAGCATAAAGTTGGCATGGGTTTGCTTAGGCGACCCCAGGGATCATCATGCCGCAATACCTTGCGCCGCCGATCGGCTTCCGGAATATTCGAGCAACCAGGAGCACGATTCGTTCAGGGCATTTCGATCGCAGAATTTAAACGTCAGTCTTTCGCTCGAGACAAAGCCGATCTCCGGGTCTCCGGCACTCACAAGCGCACCGACCGCGTTACTTTACGGGAGCACTTTAAGATGGTTCGAGAATCTCAAGTTCATTCTGTCCGGAGCGACGAGGCCAACGAGGAAAGGGCCGCTTTTTAAGAACATCAGACCTCGGAAGAAGCAACTTAGCAGACATTACAGAAAAGTCAGATTGACTTTGGCTTTCCATCGATTTCACGTTAGCTATTGGATGTCGTTCGCAATGCAACGCGGATTTGAGGTGACTGGCGGCAGGGTGGCTTGTAGCTCTGAGCACAACTTGTCGTTGCATCCGATCGGCGACGGTTTGATACATCGGCCGCGAGCGGAATGGTCGGTGGTCTACATGAACTGCGAGCTCAGCGATGCGGAGATTTGGCTGAAGAGCGCTCTCCAAGAGGACGAGGAGAGTGCTTCGCTGCGACAACCGGTCGAGAAGTGTTATTGTTTGAGCGTGGCTCGTGTCAGTTACGGCAGAGAGGCAATGGTAACCGGGGTGAGCGGAGGGGACACGCCTACGCACAGGCTCGTCGTGCACGATTTGAAGGGAGCTTGGACAAAAACGAACAGAGACGTTGCCTTTGCGCTTTTCGATTCCTTCATAAAAACTCAACAGCTGAAGAAAAATCTTTCGACCGCTGCTCTGAAAGGATTCCACAGAGAAAATTCTGTGACAGCGCATAAGAATCGAACAAGAGCCGTCGAGTCGCAAAACGCAGCAGCGCAAATAAGCTCGTCGTCTGCGACGAAACCGCAACAGGGGGAGGCAGTCGGGATGTTGCAAAGACTGATAGCCGAAGCCGCGAATAAGCCGGTCGCGTTCAGCGACGATCTTTCGGTACAAACGAGAGGTCAGCAATTGCGCGGATTGGCAGCGTGTCATCAAGACGACGTTTTGCACAAAAATTGGCTAA ttgcCTTGGTAAACAGTCAAGTATTGCTGAAAGGTATTGAAACACGAGGTTACGTGATTTTATCCGCAGCCAAGGCTGAAATATTGCAGAGAATTCATCAACCAGTATGGAAGGAGAGAACTCTGGTGTCAAAGACAACGTGGGTCGGGTCGTTGGAATGCATGCAATATTATGCAACCGTCAGTGCCAACATTGACGAAAATATCGACGATAATATAATGTGGTTAACGTTGGACAACATACAG GAAAAAGATTCAACTGTGATAGCTGGTTTACCGGATGTACCAGCACTGGTAGGTTCCGGACAGAGCGTAGGCGGTGTTGTGAGTCAAACCGTTGGTGGTGGCGGCGGACCGCAACACCAACTCCAACGAATCGTCTCGAGATGCAAATGTGAATTTTTCTACGTTGGCTATGGCCAGGTGCTAGACGTTGGATCTATAGATCAAGTTCCTCCGCCTCCAAGAGAAGAAGTCAGTTTATGGGAAAGAAAAGAACTTTCGGCAGCTGATGCATTCACGTTAATGCATCACGATTTGGATGTCTGTACGAATTCCCTGCAATACGCTATGATTTTAGATATTGTGAACAATCTATTGCTTTACGTCGAACCAAGGAGAAAGGAACGATTGCAGAGAATGAGATTTCAATTACAACTACACTCGGTAGAGGATCAGAAACGACCGATTCAACAATTGCAGAACACCGTGCGCGGATTGGTAGCGAAATTAAGAAGATTGGAACGTGAAACATACTTGGTGCAAAAAGCTCTCGCGGATGAATCCAGTCCTGAGTTGTTAGCAGAAATGGAACGATTGGAAGTGAGAGTTTTCGAGTGCAAGGAACAACTCAGTGCAAAGGCGGAAGAGCTTGATGTAATGTTAAGCTGCTATAAAGAAACCACCGCCCCCACCACAGCCTCGACTACTTTAAAGGATAAACCAGCAGCGGTTGCGAGGGTGGCTGAAATTTGTTTCAAGCATGCCCAATGGAGGTTGACGGACGCAGATGGACAATTGGGTATCGCTGACCTTATCTTAACCAATTTCTTATACACCAAAACTAGCAAAACCGACGACTCAGTCGAGCATCTTCTCGAGTTGGGATATGTTAGGATGACTAATTTATTACCAAATCAAATTTACACAGAAGTATTGACACCCACGGAATTACAAAGTAACATGCCCGTTGATAGGCAAAGAGCCCTTCGAGTTTTTTGTAGGGAAAAAGCACCGGTTGCTGGAATATCCGTGAAAGAACATTTCGAGATCAACGTGGTTCCTTTAACGATAG GTTTGacgaagaaatttttcaacaccATGCTCAAATTCTGTTTTCCCGAGAGAGATCCAGAGGGAATAGAAGAACCACCTGCGCCGCAACGAGATTCCTCGTTTTACGTACCAATTGAAAGAAGAGATGATGTTGAAAAGATGAAAGAAAGAGCGgataaaaataaactttttATATACATAAAAATACCAGAAGTACCCGTTCGTGTTTCTTACAAG ggaaataaagaaaaaaatctAGAAGACGTTCGTGACTTTGCTCTAGTAATACCTACATTGGAATATCACAATGTCACATGGACGTGGCTCGATTTACTTCTGGCTATGAAAAGTGATTCTAGACGCGTAATATTAAGTCAGGctattaaacaaaaattacaGATCAAGCCAAGAGGCCCGCAGGAAGAGTCCGCCCCGCAAGAAGAAGATAAAGCTCGACTTTTGTTAGGAGCTAGACATCTACCCGGTGACGCGAGAAAGAAAGGAGTATTCAAATTTAAGTAG